One stretch of Akkermansia massiliensis DNA includes these proteins:
- a CDS encoding sulfatase-like hydrolase/transferase codes for MGFISCTFLAVVSALAFCPVPATAASRPNIILIYADDLGMGMLGCYGQEIVKTPNIDRLAKQGIMFTRCYSSQYCCPARASLLMGVHDSHSRSYTQTNGGLVITAEQQGWSNEELEKKAARAARIKPSGGEVFLPELLKKAGYVTGQFGKLEWGFTTWHGELKRHGWDRYVGYMDHQRAHGYYPSFLWKDGERLPLPGNTHADGGKTPEIYGPGATEKRRGNRDGKVTYAPDAMLAETLKFMEENRNRPMFILFSTNLPHGPVDIPPAENKYAGHPAIRQAYAGAAGGNRECAGAAEEYASMVDKLDRQVGAILAQVHKLGLEKRTIIVFSSDNGHELYYRTDKERGRGLNCHGGVLDGTGELLDVFRGSRGLIGQKNAMVNLAGLKWTNHEGGIRVPLIVSWPGTVPHGKVCRSLVANYDHMATFAELAGVGMPEGKDSVSYKNMLFGKPSSQRDYVVVDHTVITGDGWKLTHKQDKWLLFQISSDPEERHNLAETRKDQLERLQAIYRKEAGSPRKDRQKPEQPRKTALFPPLAFAG; via the coding sequence ATGGGATTTATTTCATGCACATTTCTGGCAGTTGTTTCAGCGCTGGCGTTCTGTCCGGTCCCGGCCACTGCCGCTTCCAGGCCCAACATCATTCTGATTTATGCGGATGACCTGGGCATGGGCATGCTGGGCTGCTACGGCCAGGAGATCGTGAAAACGCCCAACATCGACCGCCTGGCCAAACAGGGCATCATGTTCACCCGGTGCTACAGCAGCCAATACTGCTGCCCGGCGCGCGCCTCCCTGCTCATGGGCGTGCATGACAGCCACTCCCGCTCCTACACCCAGACAAACGGCGGCCTGGTCATCACGGCGGAACAACAAGGCTGGTCCAACGAGGAACTGGAAAAGAAAGCGGCCAGGGCGGCCCGCATCAAGCCTTCCGGGGGAGAGGTTTTCCTTCCGGAACTACTGAAAAAGGCAGGATACGTCACGGGCCAGTTCGGAAAGCTGGAGTGGGGCTTCACCACCTGGCACGGAGAGCTGAAAAGGCACGGATGGGACCGTTACGTGGGATACATGGACCATCAGCGGGCCCACGGCTATTATCCCTCCTTCCTCTGGAAAGACGGCGAACGCCTTCCCCTTCCGGGCAACACGCATGCCGACGGCGGCAAGACCCCGGAGATTTACGGGCCGGGAGCCACGGAAAAACGGAGAGGAAACCGGGACGGAAAAGTGACGTACGCTCCGGACGCCATGCTGGCGGAGACCCTCAAGTTCATGGAGGAAAACCGGAACAGGCCCATGTTCATCCTCTTCTCCACCAACCTGCCCCACGGCCCGGTGGATATTCCCCCCGCAGAGAACAAGTATGCCGGTCATCCAGCCATCCGCCAGGCCTATGCGGGCGCCGCGGGCGGCAACAGGGAATGCGCCGGGGCGGCGGAGGAATACGCCTCCATGGTGGACAAGCTGGACAGGCAGGTGGGCGCCATCCTGGCCCAGGTGCACAAACTGGGACTGGAGAAGCGCACCATCATCGTTTTCAGCTCCGACAACGGGCATGAACTTTACTACCGCACGGACAAGGAGCGGGGCCGCGGCCTCAACTGCCACGGCGGCGTTCTGGACGGCACCGGGGAGCTGCTGGACGTTTTCCGCGGCAGCCGCGGGCTCATCGGCCAAAAGAACGCCATGGTCAACCTGGCCGGGCTGAAATGGACCAACCATGAAGGGGGCATCCGCGTTCCCCTCATCGTCTCCTGGCCCGGGACCGTGCCGCACGGGAAGGTTTGCCGCAGCCTGGTAGCCAACTACGACCATATGGCCACCTTTGCCGAGCTGGCGGGAGTGGGCATGCCGGAAGGCAAGGATTCCGTTTCCTATAAAAACATGCTCTTCGGCAAACCTTCCAGCCAGCGCGATTACGTAGTGGTGGACCACACGGTCATCACGGGGGACGGCTGGAAGCTCACGCACAAGCAGGACAAGTGGCTCCTTTTTCAAATCAGCAGCGACCCGGAGGAAAGGCACAATCTGGCGGAAACAAGGAAAGACCAGTTGGAAAGGCTCCAGGCCATTTACAGAAAGGAAGCGGGAAGCCCCAGAAAAGACAGGCAAAAGCCGGAACAACCCCGGAAAACCGCCCTTTTTCCGCCGCTTGCTTTTGCAGGTTGA
- a CDS encoding RsmB/NOP family class I SAM-dependent RNA methyltransferase, with the protein MKNNPPTSRQTALTCLMRWHEGRSFAETLVDRECSRAALSTADRHLVQALVFGVLRNQTWLDHVIDSLRKGRLDLEMRLILQLGLCQLFLLGMADHAAVYETVNLAPARLRGLVNAILRNALRREKAILEEREKLPLPVLYSTPAWLVQRWTQQMEPQTVRALLHWNNTTPRLYVRANPLVPVNGMPASLAPLDRAPGWFSVDGALPLEEIKAGSLYVADPSTRYAIDLLAPRPGEEILDACAAPGGKSAAIIAATGGKARLTATDLHEHRLPTLKENLDRQGSSSVRTAQADWSLPCPPEWERRFDAVLLDVPCSNTGVIQRRVDVRWRLTPQEIRRLAALQRSILENASQAVKPGGRLVYSTCSIDAEEDGLVVRDFLQNHPEWTLKEEKLILPHEEKSDGAYAALLICA; encoded by the coding sequence GTGAAGAACAATCCCCCCACCTCCCGCCAGACAGCCCTGACCTGCCTGATGCGCTGGCATGAAGGCCGCTCCTTTGCGGAAACCCTCGTGGACCGGGAATGTTCGCGGGCTGCGCTTTCCACGGCGGACAGGCATCTGGTGCAGGCCCTCGTCTTCGGCGTGCTGCGCAACCAGACCTGGCTGGACCATGTGATCGACTCCCTGCGGAAAGGCAGGCTGGACCTGGAAATGCGCCTTATCCTCCAACTGGGGCTGTGCCAGCTTTTCCTGCTGGGGATGGCAGACCACGCCGCCGTGTATGAAACCGTCAATCTTGCGCCCGCACGCCTGCGGGGGCTTGTCAACGCCATCCTGCGCAACGCGCTTCGGCGGGAGAAAGCCATCCTGGAGGAACGGGAAAAACTGCCGCTTCCCGTTCTTTATTCCACCCCGGCGTGGCTGGTGCAGCGGTGGACGCAGCAGATGGAGCCGCAAACGGTCCGCGCCCTGCTCCACTGGAACAACACCACGCCGCGCCTGTACGTCCGCGCCAATCCGCTGGTCCCCGTGAACGGCATGCCAGCCTCCCTGGCTCCGCTGGACCGCGCTCCCGGCTGGTTCTCCGTAGACGGCGCCCTGCCGCTGGAAGAGATCAAAGCGGGCTCCCTTTACGTGGCGGACCCCTCCACCCGCTACGCCATCGACCTGCTGGCTCCCCGGCCCGGCGAGGAAATCCTGGACGCCTGCGCCGCCCCCGGCGGCAAATCCGCCGCCATCATCGCCGCTACCGGAGGCAAGGCGCGCCTGACCGCCACGGACCTCCATGAACACCGTCTGCCCACCTTGAAGGAAAACCTGGACAGGCAGGGTTCCTCCTCCGTCCGGACGGCGCAGGCGGACTGGTCCCTCCCCTGCCCTCCGGAATGGGAACGCCGTTTTGACGCCGTGCTTCTGGACGTGCCCTGTTCCAACACCGGGGTCATCCAGCGCCGCGTGGACGTGCGCTGGCGCCTGACCCCGCAGGAAATCCGCCGCCTGGCCGCCCTCCAGAGGAGCATTCTTGAAAACGCCTCCCAGGCCGTCAAGCCGGGCGGCAGGCTGGTTTATTCCACCTGTTCCATTGACGCGGAGGAAGACGGCCTGGTGGTCAGGGATTTTCTGCAAAACCACCCGGAATGGACCCTGAAGGAGGAAAAACTCATCCTTCCCCATGAGGAAAAATCGGACGGCGCGTATGCGGCCCTTTTGATCTGTGCTTGA
- a CDS encoding argininosuccinate synthase, whose amino-acid sequence MKIVVAYSGGLDTSVLLKWLKEKYNAEIIAYCADVGQAEELDGLEAKALATGASKCFIGDLKEDFAANYIFPMMQANALYEGRYLLGTSIARPCISKDMVDLAIREGADAIAHGATGKGNDQVRFELAVNALAPNIKVIAPWRDPEFRKQFPGRTEMIAYAESHGIPIRQSLKKPYSMDRNLLHISFEAGMLEDTWYDGTTPADREMYKLSVSPEDAPDQAEYIQILYEKGDAIGIKYDGLDTLLKELNVTPKGERDGYTLLSPLGVMYVLNALGGKHGIGRVDIVENRFVGMKSRGIYETPGGTILLAAHRDIETITIDREVQKVRDSLIPEYATLVYNGFWFAPEREAIQALVTKSQETVNGEVRLKLYKGNVMYAGRRSPQSLYSEEIATMEGGHEELYNQDDAEGFIHLNGLRLKQFSRVNKPYGN is encoded by the coding sequence ATGAAAATCGTAGTTGCATACTCTGGCGGCCTTGACACCTCTGTTCTTCTGAAGTGGCTCAAGGAAAAATACAATGCCGAAATCATCGCCTACTGCGCAGACGTAGGCCAGGCGGAAGAACTGGACGGCCTGGAAGCCAAGGCCCTGGCTACGGGAGCCTCCAAGTGCTTCATCGGCGACCTCAAGGAAGACTTCGCCGCCAACTACATCTTCCCCATGATGCAGGCCAACGCCCTTTACGAAGGCCGCTACCTGCTGGGCACCTCCATCGCGCGCCCCTGCATTTCCAAGGACATGGTGGACCTGGCCATCCGTGAAGGAGCGGACGCCATCGCCCACGGCGCCACCGGCAAGGGGAACGACCAGGTGCGCTTTGAACTGGCCGTCAATGCCCTGGCCCCGAACATCAAGGTCATCGCTCCCTGGCGCGACCCCGAATTCCGCAAGCAGTTCCCGGGCCGTACGGAAATGATCGCCTACGCGGAATCCCACGGCATCCCGATCCGCCAGTCGCTGAAAAAGCCTTATTCCATGGACCGCAACCTGCTCCACATTTCCTTTGAAGCAGGGATGCTGGAAGATACCTGGTACGACGGCACCACCCCCGCCGACCGTGAGATGTACAAGCTTTCCGTTTCCCCGGAAGACGCTCCGGACCAGGCCGAATACATTCAGATCCTGTATGAAAAGGGCGATGCCATCGGCATCAAGTACGACGGCCTTGACACGCTGCTGAAAGAACTGAACGTCACCCCGAAGGGTGAACGCGACGGCTATACCCTGCTCAGCCCGCTGGGCGTCATGTACGTGCTGAACGCCCTGGGCGGCAAGCACGGCATCGGCCGTGTGGACATTGTGGAAAACCGCTTCGTCGGCATGAAGAGCCGCGGCATTTATGAAACCCCCGGCGGCACCATCCTGCTGGCGGCCCACCGCGACATTGAAACCATCACCATTGACCGTGAAGTGCAGAAGGTGCGCGATTCCCTCATTCCGGAATACGCCACGCTGGTTTACAACGGCTTCTGGTTTGCGCCGGAACGTGAAGCCATCCAGGCTCTGGTGACCAAGTCCCAGGAAACCGTCAACGGGGAAGTGCGCCTAAAGCTTTACAAGGGCAACGTCATGTACGCCGGACGCCGTTCCCCGCAGTCCCTGTATTCCGAAGAAATCGCCACGATGGAAGGCGGCCATGAGGAACTGTACAACCAGGACGACGCGGAAGGCTTCATCCACCTCAATGGATTGCGCCTGAAGCAGTTCAGCCGCGTCAACAAGCCCTACGGCAACTAA